A single region of the Mustela lutreola isolate mMusLut2 chromosome 2, mMusLut2.pri, whole genome shotgun sequence genome encodes:
- the RAB11B gene encoding ras-related protein Rab-11B, with translation MGTRDDEYDYLFKVVLIGDSGVGKSNLLSRFTRNEFNLESKSTIGVEFATRSIQVDGKTIKAQIWDTAGQERYRAITSAYYRGAVGALLVYDIAKHLTYENVERWLKELRDHADSNIVIMLVGNKSDLRHLRAVPTDEARAFAEKNNLSFIETSALDSTNVEEAFKNILTEIYRIVSQKQIADRAAHDESPGNNVVDISVPPTTDGQKPSKLQCCQNL, from the exons ATGGGGACCCGGGACGACGAGTACGACTACTTATTCAAAG TGGTACTCATTGGGGACTCGGGCGTGGGGAAGAGCAACCTGCTATCACGCTTCACCCGCAACGAGTTCAACCTGGAGAGCAAGAGCACCATTGGCGTGGAGTTTGCCACCCGCAGCATCCAGGTGGACGGCAAGACCATCAAGGCGCAGATCTGGGACACTGCTGGCCAGGAGCGCTACCGGGCCATCACCTCCGC GTACTACCGCGGCGCAGTGGGTGCGCTGCTCGTGTACGACATCGCCAAGCACCTGACCTACGAGAACGTGGAGCGCTGGCTGAAGGAGCTGCGGGACCACGCTGACAGCAACATCGTCATCATGCTCGTGGGCAACAAGAGTGACCTTCGCCACCTGCGGGCTGTGCCCACTGACGAGGCTCGTGCCTTTGCAG AAAAGAACAACTTGTCTTTCATTGAGACCTCAGCATTGGATTCCACCAACGTCGAGGAAGCTTTCAAGAACATCCTCACAG AGATCTACCGCATCGTGTCTCAGAAGCAGATCGCGGACCGCGCAGCCCACGACGAGTCCCCCGGCAACAACGTGGTGGACATCAGCGTGCCGCCCACCACTGACGGACAGAAACCCAGCAAGCTGCAGTGTTGCCAGAACCTGTGA